Proteins from one Archocentrus centrarchus isolate MPI-CPG fArcCen1 chromosome 8, fArcCen1, whole genome shotgun sequence genomic window:
- the rasd2a gene encoding GTP-binding protein Rhes encodes MNTTEKFYLPVDGILEMLNSLTGHHQSSIAHPGLQSTSLSPVLQHPKVSNIPKTGMGLVKTVKGCWRQQDTRIVASRSSSSGSRQVSADRLPKRSVDLLDLGLTKPRNCHRIVVLGAPRVGKTNILQRFLGKDFEESYEPTTEDFHRKLFHIGGEAYQVDLLDAASERDFPAKRRLSILTGDIFLLVFSLDDMESLNEACELLDEIKAAKAKLLKLKQPARVPVVVCGNKADLDSERVVRRSDVGKILDEDIPLFETSAKTGTGLDAMFRALASLGGLPQETSPSRHQVIPILTYRSLYVGQRGRRGSRTRLLSAPCAAVDPLARRPSFNSDLRLVLGSSTKHNKPEKCQIQ; translated from the exons ATGAACACAACTGAGAAGTTTTACCTTCCCGTTGATGGCATTCTCGAAATGTTGAACTCTCTCACCGGGCATCACCAATCAAGCATTGCGCACCCAGGTCTTCAGAGCACTTCACTCAGTCCAGTGCTCCAGCACCCCAAAGTCTCAAACATACCGAAGACAGGCATGGGGCTCGTCAAAACGGTTAAGGGGTGCTGGAGACAGCAGGATACGAGAATAGTTGCGAGTAGATCCTCGAGTTCTGGCAGTCGGCAAGTGTCAGCTGATCGACTCCCGAAAAGGTCCGTGGACCTGTTGGATTTGGGTTTGACCAAGCCCAGAAACTGCCATAGAATAGTTGTGCTTGGTGCGCCCAGAGTAGGTAAAACAAACATCCTTCAGCGGTTCTTGGGCAAAGACTTTGAGGAGAGCTATGAGCCCACAACCGAAGACTTCCACAGAAAGCTGTTCCACATAGGCGGGGAGGCATACCAGGTCGATCTTCTGGATGCAGCAAGTGAGAGGGACTTCCCTGCAAAACGCAGATTATCCATCCTTACAG GTGACATTTTTCTGCTCGTCTTCAGTTTGGATGACATGGAATCTCTGAATGAAGCCTGTGAGCTCCTCGACGAGATCAAAGCTGCTAAGGCAAAGCTGCTGAAATTAAAACAGCCAGCAAGAGTGCCGGTTGTTGTATGCGGCAATAAAGCGGACTTGGACTCGGAGAGAGTGGTGAGACGCTCAGACGTGGGAAAAATCCTCGACGAGGATATCCCACTCTTCGAAACCTCTGCTAAAACCGGCACCGGGCTGGACGCGATGTTCAGAGCCCTTGCCTCTCTGGGTGGACTACCTCAAGAGACCAGTCCGTCGCGACATCAGGTCATACCCATCCTCACCTACCGGTCGCTGTACGTCGGCCAGCGAGGCAGGAGAGGGAGCCGTACGCGGTTACTCTCCGCGCCCTGTGCCGCCGTGGACCCTCTAGCGCGCCGCCCGAGCTTTAACAGCGACCTGCGGCTCGTGCTTGGATCAAGCACGAAACACAACAAACCCGAGAAGTGTCAGATTCAATGA